Within Acidimicrobiia bacterium, the genomic segment TGTCAAGTCGAACATATGTTTGTATTCGGTCGGCGATGGCGGTAACGTGACGGGAACACATGTTCGAAAGGATCTGCATGAGCGGCGACATGGAACAGCTGAGCACCCGGCAAAAGGAAGTGCTCCAATTCATTCAGACCACGGTCTCCGAACGGGGGTACCCGCCTTCGGTTCGTGAAATCGGCGATGCCATCGGCTTGTCTTCTCCGTCGACGGTGCACAGTCACCTTTCAACACTCGTCAAGCACGGCTTCCTGCGACGCGACCCGACCAAGCCACGGGCAATCGAAGTCACCTCACACTCGGATGAGGAATCTTCGATGCCGGTCGGGCGACAGCGCGCCGTTCCCCTGTTGGGTCGGATCGCCGCCGGTAGCCCGATTCTCGCCGCCGAAGACATCGACGAGGTCATGCCCCTTCCGGAGTCACTCGTGGGTACCGGCACGCTCTTCATGCTTCAAGTCAAGGGCGAATCGATGATCAACGCCGGGATCCTCAATGGAGACTTCGTTGTCGTCCGCCAGCAGAACGACGCTCGGGACGGAGAGATCGTGGCGGCCCTCATCGACGGTGAAGAGGCGACCATCAAGCGACTCGAACGCAAGAACGGAGCGGTGATCCTGCATCCGGAGAATTCCGCACTCGAGCCGATGGTATTCACCGAGGGAGTCGAGATACTTGGAAAGGTTGTCTCGGTCCTTAGATCAATTCCGTAGTACCAGAGAACACGTATTCGGCGGGCCCGGTGATAAACGCATCGGGCCCGTCCAGCTCTACTACCAACGGCCCTCCGATCAGCAGAATCGTGACCTGATCACCCGCCAAACCCGCCGCGCGAGCCGCCACCGCGGTAGCTACCGCACCCGTTCCACAGGCGTTCGTCTCGCCAACTCCTCGCTCCCAGGTTCTGACCCGTATCCCGGCAGCCGTCGGTTGAGCAAATTCGACGTTCGTTCCTCCAGGGGTGGCTTGTTCGAGGTCCGAGCCCAGAGTCTCGACCGGGGCGACCCCGACATCTTCCACGAACGTCACGGCGTGAGGATTCCCAACAGAAACCCGACGGAAGGTCAGTTCGTGACCGAACTCTTCGCCGACCGCCGGCTGTCCAATCTGTACCCGGTACCGTCCGTCGCCGACCGGCGCGACTGCGAGAGCGCCGACCGCTGTGAGCACCCGGCCACCGGCCGGGTCGAGCCAGCCCTTGTCGATGGCGAATCGGGCAACGCACCGTAAACCGTTCCCGCACATCTCGGCCACCGACCCATCGGCATTCCAATATTCCATTCGTACCTGGTTGTCGTCGAGGTTGGTGACGATGAGAATCCCGTCGGCTCCCACCCCGGTGCGGCGGTTACAAATGGCGGCGACTTGGTCGGCGCTCCACGAAGCGGGTCCTTCGAAGACAACAAAGTCGTTGCCGAGGCCGTGCATCTTCACGAATTCCATAGGCCCAGCTTATCGAGTTGGGCACGAAATGAGTCGTAACGAACCACGGGGTCATCGTGCCAATCCAGCCAGACGATGCGTGGGTCCCGCCGAAAGAAGGTTCGCTGGCGTTTGGCGAGCGCCACCGTCGCTTCCCGGGTTTTGCCGACCGCTTCATCGAGACTGCTCTCCCCCGCTACATAGGCACCGAATTCCGGGTATCCGGTCGCCGACCGGGCGGTAGCGCCAAGACGACCGGCCAGCGAGCGCACTTCTGCCACAAACCCAGCCTCGACCATTACATCGGTGCGGTCGGCCACCCGGCTACCGAGCGCTTCTGCGGCGTCAATACCAAAGCCGGCGAACGGGACCAGCGGTTCATAAGCAGCCACCGCCCTGGCCTCCGCCGTTACGGCCCTCTGGGAAGGGGTCAGACCGGTTATCTCAAGAATCTCCAGAGCCCGTTGTACGCGGCGGGGGTTCGCCAAATCGAGCACATCGTCTGCGTGGCAGTCGGCGGCCCGAAGGCGCTCCCGTGACTCCTCAGGTGGCAGGGCATCGATTAACTGACGGACGGCCGGGTCATGGGGAGGGAACTCGAGGGGATCAAGAAGCGCCCGGACGTGGAGACCTGATCCTCCCACAACGATGATCCGCCGGCCACCATGGTCCGCCAATACTGCCCGGGCCGCACTCTGGAAGTCGGCCACCGAGAAGGACTCCTCCGGTTCGACAAGATCGATCAGATGATGGGGAACCTCAGCCTGTTCGGCCAGGGTTGGCTTGGCAGTCCCGATGTCCATCCCCCGGTACACCTGCATCGAATCGGCAGAAAGCAGGCAGGCACCGGTATCCCTCGCCAACCGGAGCGCCAGATCCGACTTGCCCGAGGCCGTCGGCCCGACCAAGGCAATAATGTTCAGATCCGTCTCCCGATCAGGCTGTGCTTGCCGGCCTTGATGATCTCGACGTCGACGAACGTTCCCGCCGGATACATTCCGGCGACATGCACAAGCTTGCCCCCCCGAGTCCGTCCAGTCGCCGCATCGGGATCCCGTTTGGACGGTCCATCGATGAGCACTGACAGGCTCCTGCCAACGTCATTCTGATTGCGGGCAAACGAAATCGAGTCCTGTAGGGCTATCAACCGATTGAACCGCTCCGTCACGATCGCTTGGGGAACAAAGTCCTCGGCATAGTCAGCGGCGGCCGTCCCTGGCCTTGCAGAAAACTGGAAGGTATACGCAGAGTCGAATTGCGCCTCTTGCACCACGCCAAGCGTCAGATCGAAGTCTTCTTCGGTTTCGCCAGGGAACCCGACGATAATGTCGGTCGACACTGTCAGTCCTGGCAGATGCCGGCGAGCAAGACGGAGTCGATCCATGAACCGCTCCCGGTTGTATCCGCGGTGCATTCTGGCGAGGATCCGGTCACTCCCCGACTGGAGGGGCAGATGAAGCTGCTCACACACCGCGACGGTTTCGGCCATTGCGATGGCAACGTCCTCATTGAAATCAGCCGGATGTGGACTCGTGTATCGAACTCGCCTGATACCGTCGACTTCCCCGACTCTCCGCAGGAGATCGGCAAATATCGGCCGACGCTTGCCGTCAATCGCCAGATCGCGACCATAGGTATTGACGTTTTGACCAAGCAGGGTCACCTCCACTACCCCATCGGCCGCCAGTTGGGTCACTTCCCGGATGATGTCGCCAGGTCGACGGGAAATCTCGATTCCTCGAACGGCCGGAACGATACAGAATGTGCAGGTGTTGTTGCATCCAATCTGAATGGTCACCCAGGCAGAATGATCGACTTCGCGTCGTACCGGCAGCGACGACGGCATCTCCTGTAACTCATCGACGATCTCGGTGATCGGGCCCCACTGTTGGGCCTGGTCGAGCAGGTCGACCACCCGGTCGAGATTGTGGGTGCCGAGGACCACATCGACCCACGGAGCCCGCTCCCGAACCACCTCGCGATCTTTCTGGGCGGCACAGCCACCGACGATCAGGGCCCGATGGGGGGCGTCATCTTTGAGATGGGCCAGACTGCCGAGAGTCCCGTACAGCTTGTTATCGGCGTTTTCGCGGATGGTGCAGGTGTTGATGAATACCACGTCGGCCTCTTCGACGCTCGGCGCCTTCGTCATGCCATCGGCCTCGAACAGTCCGGAAATCCGTTCCGAATCGTGCTCATTCATCTGACATCCGAACGTGCGCACAAAATAGGTTTGGCCCACCCGTGTGGGGATGCGGCGCTCTCTGACGCGCGGATTGGGAAGCAAGATTTCGCTCATCGGGCTAGCGAGCGTAGTCGGTTACCCGGAACTCCCGAATAACGGTGACCTGGATCTGACCGGGATACTCAAGATCAGACTCGAAGCGCCGCGAGATCTTGCGAGCGAGATCGCCGGCCAATAGATCATCCAGCACGCCCGGGTCCACAACGACCCGTATCTCACGGCCCGCCTGCATGGCGTAGACCTTCTCGACTCCCTCGAAGGCCATCGCAATCGTCTCAAGGCGTTCCAGCCTCCGGACATACGACTCGAGCGTCTCTCGACGGGCGCCCGGTCGGGCCGCCGACACGGCATCGGCCGCCTGAACCAGAATGGCGAGCAGCGTACGGGGCTCGACCTCATTGTGATGGGCCTCAATCCCGTGGACGATCGCCGGGTCCTCACCAAACCGCCGAGCAATCTCGGCTCCGATCAACGCATGCGAGCCCTCGACTTCGTGGGTGACCGATTTGCCGATGTCATGTAGCAACGCCGAGCGCTTCGTCGTGATCGGATCAACGCCGATCTCAG encodes:
- the lexA gene encoding transcriptional repressor LexA, translating into MEQLSTRQKEVLQFIQTTVSERGYPPSVREIGDAIGLSSPSTVHSHLSTLVKHGFLRRDPTKPRAIEVTSHSDEESSMPVGRQRAVPLLGRIAAGSPILAAEDIDEVMPLPESLVGTGTLFMLQVKGESMINAGILNGDFVVVRQQNDARDGEIVAALIDGEEATIKRLERKNGAVILHPENSALEPMVFTEGVEILGKVVSVLRSIP
- the dapF gene encoding diaminopimelate epimerase yields the protein MEFVKMHGLGNDFVVFEGPASWSADQVAAICNRRTGVGADGILIVTNLDDNQVRMEYWNADGSVAEMCGNGLRCVARFAIDKGWLDPAGGRVLTAVGALAVAPVGDGRYRVQIGQPAVGEEFGHELTFRRVSVGNPHAVTFVEDVGVAPVETLGSDLEQATPGGTNVEFAQPTAAGIRVRTWERGVGETNACGTGAVATAVAARAAGLAGDQVTILLIGGPLVVELDGPDAFITGPAEYVFSGTTELI
- the miaA gene encoding tRNA (adenosine(37)-N6)-dimethylallyltransferase MiaA, yielding MNIIALVGPTASGKSDLALRLARDTGACLLSADSMQVYRGMDIGTAKPTLAEQAEVPHHLIDLVEPEESFSVADFQSAARAVLADHGGRRIIVVGGSGLHVRALLDPLEFPPHDPAVRQLIDALPPEESRERLRAADCHADDVLDLANPRRVQRALEILEITGLTPSQRAVTAEARAVAAYEPLVPFAGFGIDAAEALGSRVADRTDVMVEAGFVAEVRSLAGRLGATARSATGYPEFGAYVAGESSLDEAVGKTREATVALAKRQRTFFRRDPRIVWLDWHDDPVVRYDSFRAQLDKLGLWNS
- the miaB gene encoding tRNA (N6-isopentenyl adenosine(37)-C2)-methylthiotransferase MiaB, with the translated sequence MSEILLPNPRVRERRIPTRVGQTYFVRTFGCQMNEHDSERISGLFEADGMTKAPSVEEADVVFINTCTIRENADNKLYGTLGSLAHLKDDAPHRALIVGGCAAQKDREVVRERAPWVDVVLGTHNLDRVVDLLDQAQQWGPITEIVDELQEMPSSLPVRREVDHSAWVTIQIGCNNTCTFCIVPAVRGIEISRRPGDIIREVTQLAADGVVEVTLLGQNVNTYGRDLAIDGKRRPIFADLLRRVGEVDGIRRVRYTSPHPADFNEDVAIAMAETVAVCEQLHLPLQSGSDRILARMHRGYNRERFMDRLRLARRHLPGLTVSTDIIVGFPGETEEDFDLTLGVVQEAQFDSAYTFQFSARPGTAAADYAEDFVPQAIVTERFNRLIALQDSISFARNQNDVGRSLSVLIDGPSKRDPDAATGRTRGGKLVHVAGMYPAGTFVDVEIIKAGKHSLIGRRI